One window from the genome of Spirosoma rhododendri encodes:
- a CDS encoding helix-turn-helix domain-containing protein, protein METMVRFESVGQYNAFNNNETRHPLVSVVDLSKADPRQGSRMYVGLYTIFLKDVKCGDLVYGRDTYDYQEGTLVFMAPGQVVGINSNGEMYQPKGYALVFHPDLLLGTSLSSTIHDYSFFGYQSNEALHLSERERQIVLDCFAKIDYELQHAIDKHSKKLIVANIELFLDYCMRFYDRQFITRDHVHQGVLARLETLLTHYFQSEAPQTVGLPSVGYCAEQLNLSANYFGDLVKKETGQSAHDYIQAKLIGVAKERIFDRHKTVSEIAYELGFKYPQHFSRLFKQHVGHSPNEYRMLN, encoded by the coding sequence ATGGAAACGATGGTTCGGTTTGAGTCGGTGGGGCAGTACAATGCGTTCAACAACAACGAGACACGCCACCCATTGGTGAGCGTCGTCGACCTGTCGAAGGCCGATCCCCGGCAGGGTTCGCGGATGTATGTCGGCCTGTACACCATCTTTCTGAAAGACGTAAAATGCGGAGATCTGGTGTATGGCCGGGACACCTACGACTATCAGGAGGGAACGCTGGTGTTTATGGCACCGGGACAGGTCGTAGGCATCAACAGCAACGGCGAGATGTACCAGCCTAAGGGCTACGCGCTCGTGTTTCACCCGGATTTGCTGCTGGGTACCTCGCTATCATCGACCATCCACGACTATTCGTTTTTCGGCTATCAATCGAACGAAGCCCTGCATTTGTCGGAACGGGAGCGGCAGATTGTACTCGACTGTTTCGCCAAAATCGACTACGAGCTTCAACACGCCATCGACAAGCACAGCAAGAAGCTGATTGTGGCCAACATCGAACTGTTTCTGGACTACTGCATGCGCTTCTACGACCGGCAGTTCATCACCCGCGACCACGTGCATCAGGGGGTTCTGGCCCGTCTCGAAACGCTGCTGACGCACTATTTTCAGTCAGAAGCCCCGCAAACGGTCGGCCTGCCTTCGGTCGGGTATTGTGCCGAGCAATTGAATCTGTCGGCCAATTATTTTGGCGATCTGGTGAAGAAAGAAACGGGCCAATCCGCGCACGATTACATTCAGGCGAAGCTGATCGGCGTTGCCAAAGAGCGAATTTTCGACCGGCACAAAACCGTCAGCGAGATTGCTTACGAACTGGGTTTCAAGTACCCGCAACACTTTAGCCGGTTGTTCAAACAGCATGTCGGCCACTCGCCGAATGAATACCGGATGCTGAACTAG
- a CDS encoding aldo/keto reductase, translating to METRTLGKSGLEVSALGLGCMGLSFGYGPATDKEAAITLIRSAVEQGVTFFDTAEAYGPYANEELLGEALAPFRNDVVIATKFGFTEGKTALGLDSRPSNIRAVAEASLKRLRTDVIDLFYQHRVDPNVPIEDVAGTVKQLISEGKVKHFGLSEAGAETIRQAHAVQPVTALQSEYSLWWREPEQTILPTLEELGIGFVPFSPLGRGFLTGKIDETTTFDKTDFRNIVPRFSEENRKANSALVDLLSRMAQERNATPAQIALAWLLAQKPWIVPIPGTTKISRLTENNGAAAIALSTNDLATINEALSAIDVQGDRYPQQMQTMINR from the coding sequence ATGGAAACGCGCACATTGGGAAAAAGCGGCCTGGAGGTATCTGCCCTCGGCCTGGGTTGCATGGGGCTTAGCTTCGGCTACGGACCCGCAACCGATAAAGAAGCGGCTATCACCCTCATCCGTTCGGCGGTGGAGCAGGGCGTCACTTTCTTCGATACCGCTGAAGCCTACGGGCCGTATGCCAACGAAGAATTGCTCGGCGAAGCCCTGGCCCCGTTTCGGAATGATGTGGTGATTGCCACCAAATTTGGGTTTACCGAAGGGAAAACCGCCCTGGGACTCGACAGTCGGCCTTCCAACATCCGGGCGGTTGCGGAAGCGTCGCTGAAACGGCTGCGCACCGACGTCATCGACCTGTTTTATCAGCACCGCGTCGACCCGAACGTACCCATCGAAGACGTGGCCGGGACGGTAAAGCAGCTAATCAGCGAGGGAAAAGTAAAGCACTTCGGCCTATCAGAAGCCGGGGCGGAAACCATTCGGCAGGCCCATGCCGTACAGCCCGTAACGGCGCTGCAAAGTGAATACTCACTGTGGTGGCGCGAACCGGAGCAGACTATCCTACCGACACTGGAAGAACTGGGTATCGGCTTTGTGCCGTTTAGCCCGCTCGGCAGGGGATTTCTAACCGGTAAAATCGACGAAACCACGACTTTCGACAAAACAGATTTCCGCAACATCGTACCCCGTTTTTCGGAAGAGAATCGCAAAGCCAACAGCGCGCTGGTCGACTTGCTGAGTCGGATGGCGCAGGAACGCAACGCTACCCCGGCACAGATTGCCCTCGCCTGGCTGCTGGCCCAGAAACCGTGGATTGTACCAATTCCGGGAACGACCAAAATCAGCCGCCTGACGGAGAACAACGGTGCAGCCGCCATCGCCCTTAGTACCAACGATTTGGCAACCATCAATGAGGCTCTGTCGGCCATCGACGTGCAGGGCGACCGTTACCCCCAGCAAATGCAGACCATGATAAACCGATAA
- a CDS encoding putative quinol monooxygenase has protein sequence MNRINIVSLLPAFLLFLLMTVGFQTASAQQPGMMVRLSEIEIAPADLEQYKAILAEESAASVKLEPGVVAIYPMYQNENPTSIRILEIYANRAAYESHIKSPHFQKYKTTTLPMVKSLKLIDMTALDPATMPLLFRKLNDTK, from the coding sequence ATGAACCGAATCAACATAGTCAGTCTGCTCCCCGCCTTTCTTCTGTTCCTGCTCATGACCGTAGGTTTTCAAACCGCGTCGGCGCAACAGCCGGGCATGATGGTGCGGCTGTCGGAGATCGAAATCGCCCCGGCTGATCTGGAGCAGTACAAAGCGATTCTGGCCGAAGAGTCGGCGGCATCCGTCAAACTGGAGCCGGGCGTCGTGGCGATCTACCCGATGTATCAGAACGAAAACCCCACGTCGATACGGATTCTGGAAATCTACGCCAATCGGGCCGCGTATGAGTCTCATATCAAATCGCCCCACTTCCAGAAATACAAAACCACGACGCTGCCGATGGTGAAGTCGCTGAAACTGATCGACATGACCGCGCTAGACCCGGCCACGATGCCTTTGCTGTTCAGGAAACTAAACGACACAAAATGA
- a CDS encoding (2Fe-2S)-binding protein, with amino-acid sequence MTDQQHPDESAENSGASRRDFLKQSSIMAAFAMTPPAAVTAVEKGLHERVATRFEQMPLRVTINGTAQQLNIEPRVTLLDLLREQLNLTGTKKGCDHGQCGACTVHVDGTRVNSCLTLAMTTEGCKVTTIEGLADGDQLHPMQEAFIKHDGFQCGYCTPGQIMSAVACIREGHADGPDEIREYMSGNICRCGAYSNIVDAIMDVKQGGQKV; translated from the coding sequence ATGACAGATCAACAACACCCTGACGAATCAGCGGAAAATTCGGGTGCCTCGCGCCGGGATTTCCTCAAGCAGTCGTCGATAATGGCGGCTTTCGCCATGACGCCCCCGGCCGCCGTAACAGCCGTCGAGAAGGGGTTACACGAACGTGTGGCGACCCGCTTCGAGCAGATGCCGCTCCGGGTTACGATCAACGGCACGGCCCAGCAACTCAACATCGAACCCCGCGTAACGCTCCTCGACCTGCTCCGCGAACAACTCAACCTGACCGGCACCAAGAAAGGCTGCGACCACGGCCAATGCGGAGCCTGCACAGTCCACGTCGACGGTACGCGGGTTAACTCGTGCCTGACGCTGGCCATGACCACTGAAGGCTGCAAAGTCACGACCATCGAAGGACTGGCCGACGGCGATCAGCTTCACCCAATGCAGGAAGCGTTTATCAAGCACGACGGCTTTCAGTGCGGCTACTGCACGCCCGGTCAGATTATGTCGGCCGTCGCCTGCATCCGCGAGGGGCACGCCGACGGCCCCGACGAAATCCGCGAGTACATGAGTGGCAACATCTGCCGGTGTGGCGCGTATTCCAACATTGTCGACGCGATTATGGACGTAAAACAGGGAGGGCAAAAGGTATGA
- a CDS encoding FAD binding domain-containing protein has protein sequence MNPFQFTRVTTPKAAISAVTKESGTYFLAGGTNLIDLMKREVIVPERLVDINKLPLATIEKTATGLRIGAMAKNSTVAENELVKKNFPLLSQALNAGASAQLRNMATVGGNMMQRTRCSYFYDNTMPCNKRSPVQAGPDKGEPNGPTGCGAIGGYNRMHAIFGTEASDRSEKCIAVHPSDMCIALVALDATVNVSGPKGDRKIPFIDFHRLPGDMPQKDNTLQPGELIMSVDLPMNSFAENSHYLKVRDRASYAFALISVGAGVSMKGNTIQDVRLAMGGVAHKPWRLTAAEQFLKGKPATEANFKQAAALAMKGAKGYGENDFKLTMAPNSIVEALKTATKTA, from the coding sequence ATGAATCCGTTTCAATTTACGCGGGTTACGACCCCCAAAGCCGCGATTTCGGCAGTTACCAAAGAAAGCGGCACCTACTTTCTGGCGGGCGGCACCAACCTCATCGACCTGATGAAGCGGGAAGTCATCGTTCCCGAACGGCTGGTCGACATCAACAAGCTGCCGCTGGCGACGATTGAAAAAACGGCGACCGGACTGCGTATCGGCGCGATGGCCAAAAACTCGACCGTAGCCGAAAACGAGCTGGTGAAGAAGAACTTCCCGCTGCTGTCGCAGGCCCTGAATGCGGGGGCGTCGGCGCAGTTGCGCAACATGGCGACCGTGGGTGGCAACATGATGCAGCGCACGCGGTGCTCGTATTTCTACGACAACACCATGCCCTGCAACAAGCGCAGTCCCGTGCAGGCCGGCCCCGACAAAGGCGAACCCAACGGCCCAACGGGTTGCGGAGCCATTGGCGGCTACAACCGGATGCACGCCATTTTCGGCACCGAAGCGTCGGACCGATCTGAAAAGTGTATTGCCGTTCACCCCAGCGATATGTGTATCGCGCTGGTGGCACTGGACGCGACGGTGAACGTGTCGGGGCCGAAAGGCGACCGTAAAATTCCATTCATCGACTTCCACCGCCTGCCAGGCGACATGCCACAGAAAGACAACACGCTGCAACCCGGCGAACTGATTATGTCAGTCGATTTGCCGATGAACAGCTTCGCCGAGAATTCGCACTACCTGAAAGTCCGTGACCGGGCGTCGTATGCCTTCGCGCTGATTTCGGTCGGGGCGGGTGTTTCGATGAAAGGTAACACGATTCAGGACGTTCGGCTGGCGATGGGTGGCGTAGCGCACAAACCCTGGCGGCTGACCGCTGCCGAGCAGTTTCTGAAAGGCAAACCGGCTACGGAAGCCAATTTCAAACAGGCGGCAGCGCTGGCGATGAAGGGTGCGAAAGGCTACGGCGAGAACGATTTCAAACTGACGATGGCCCCCAACTCGATTGTGGAAGCCCTGAAAACCGCTACTAAAACCGCCTGA
- a CDS encoding cupin domain-containing protein produces MKHLFFTSLLAVALAVLSTQAMAQETTIFPKGEEAKTAHQVGQIWLNELSAADSTFTYSVAMATFAPDARLHWHAHPGGQILLFTDGVGYYQERGKPRQTVRKGEVIKCQPGVEHWHGATPTTGVTYIATTPTQKGKTIWFKQVTDAEYAGQK; encoded by the coding sequence ATGAAGCACTTGTTTTTCACTTCGTTGCTGGCCGTCGCTCTGGCCGTCCTATCGACGCAGGCGATGGCGCAGGAGACGACTATCTTCCCAAAAGGCGAAGAGGCAAAGACCGCCCACCAAGTCGGTCAAATCTGGCTCAACGAGTTAAGCGCGGCCGACAGCACGTTTACCTATTCCGTTGCGATGGCGACGTTCGCGCCCGACGCCCGGCTGCACTGGCACGCGCATCCGGGCGGGCAGATTCTGCTCTTTACCGACGGCGTGGGCTACTACCAGGAGCGCGGCAAACCCCGGCAAACCGTCCGCAAGGGCGAGGTTATCAAATGCCAGCCGGGCGTGGAGCACTGGCACGGAGCTACGCCCACAACTGGCGTTACCTACATTGCAACGACGCCCACGCAGAAAGGCAAAACCATCTGGTTTAAGCAGGTGACAGATGCTGAGTACGCAGGCCAGAAATAG
- a CDS encoding aldo/keto reductase, which produces MEFVRFGNTGMTVSKLCLGCMTYGKPTDRWPWALDEETSRPFFRKALDLGINFFDTADIYANGASEEVTGRALRDFTNRDEIVLATKVFNPMGPGPNDKGLSRKHIMSAIDASLKRLGTDYVDLYQIHRWDDNTPIEETMEALHDIVKAGKARYIGASSMAAWQFAKAQYTADLHGWTRFVSMQPQYNLVYREEEREMLPFCEDQKIAVIPWSPLARGLLTGKRTKERNETKRAETDAFGKSLYTDADFAIADRVTQLAEARGIPASQVALAWMLQKPVITAPIIGASKPGHLEDAVNALSVKLSDDEVKQLEELYRPRAVAGI; this is translated from the coding sequence ATGGAATTCGTACGATTTGGAAATACGGGGATGACCGTGTCGAAACTGTGTCTGGGGTGCATGACCTACGGCAAGCCGACCGACCGCTGGCCCTGGGCGCTGGACGAAGAGACCAGCCGTCCTTTCTTCAGGAAAGCCCTCGATCTGGGCATCAATTTTTTCGACACCGCCGACATCTACGCCAACGGTGCCAGCGAAGAAGTAACTGGCCGCGCCCTCCGCGACTTTACCAACCGCGACGAAATCGTGCTGGCCACTAAAGTATTCAATCCGATGGGTCCCGGCCCAAACGACAAAGGTCTGTCGCGCAAACACATTATGAGCGCCATCGATGCCAGCCTGAAACGGCTCGGTACCGATTACGTCGACCTGTACCAGATTCACCGTTGGGACGACAATACGCCTATCGAGGAAACGATGGAAGCCCTGCACGACATCGTGAAAGCAGGCAAAGCACGGTATATCGGCGCATCGTCGATGGCAGCGTGGCAGTTTGCTAAAGCGCAGTACACCGCCGACCTCCACGGCTGGACGCGCTTCGTGTCGATGCAGCCGCAGTACAATCTGGTGTATCGGGAGGAGGAGCGCGAGATGCTACCGTTTTGTGAAGACCAGAAAATCGCCGTCATTCCGTGGTCGCCCCTGGCGCGGGGCCTGCTGACGGGTAAGCGCACCAAAGAGCGAAACGAAACCAAACGGGCTGAGACCGACGCCTTTGGCAAATCGCTCTACACTGACGCCGATTTTGCTATTGCCGACCGCGTTACGCAACTGGCCGAAGCGCGTGGCATTCCGGCGTCACAGGTGGCCCTCGCCTGGATGCTGCAAAAACCAGTTATCACCGCCCCTATCATTGGAGCCAGCAAACCCGGCCACCTCGAAGATGCCGTCAATGCGCTCTCAGTGAAGCTTTCCGACGATGAGGTTAAGCAGTTGGAAGAGTTGTACAGACCGCGCGCGGTAGCGGGGATTTAA
- a CDS encoding xanthine dehydrogenase family protein molybdopterin-binding subunit, whose translation MTKDTKNPPIDRVDGRMKVTGGAKYFAEFEMPNMTYCVIVGSDIARGTIASIDTKKAENAPGVVGVFTHQNMPPIPGWDAPAQGNGNGPPPGPPSGGEKYRILHTKEILFDGQPIAMVIADTFERATYAASLVKATYNKQTPKTDLEKNLAKGVTPKGERSADYVRGTADGYKTAPVTLEAEYTLPTEVHNPMEMHGILAHWTGDDKIMIYAKTQGVKATQRAMAQAFKIAPDGIHVHTEFMGGGFGMALRTWPQETAVVAIAKKVGRPVKLVMTRSQMFTLVGHRPYTVQTINLGADKNGKLIGIAHAATGETASYEDFTEGTVGMTKFMYDCPNVSTRYKIVPLDRGVPIWMRGPGEATGAYALESAMDEMAHKLNLDPIQFRLLNYTETDPEHNRPYSDKNLKEAYQRGADAIGWTKRSNQPGNNRDGDWLVGYGMSSGVFNASRGQATARAILNADGSLKVQCGVTDIGPGTGTAMAMIAHNVLGVPVEKIKVEYGDTSLPNAPMQGGSTITSTVGSAVHDVCTAVKTALAEMATKSGSPLAGVAPNSLTLADGMLSASNDTGKKVAVADLMRSNNQSTIDKTLQSKGGPEQEKYSMYSFSVHFVQVRVNPVTGVVRVSKAVSVADSGRIVSPKTAASQMIGGVAGGIGMALTEEAVIDHRYGRYVNNNLADYHVAVNADVPHTETIVIDKPDPYINPMGAKGMGEIALIGFAAAVANAVFNATGQRIRTLPITPDKVMQKLV comes from the coding sequence ATGACCAAAGACACGAAAAACCCGCCCATCGACCGGGTCGACGGGCGGATGAAAGTGACCGGCGGGGCCAAGTACTTCGCCGAGTTTGAGATGCCGAATATGACCTACTGCGTCATCGTCGGCAGCGACATTGCGCGGGGCACCATCGCCAGCATCGACACCAAAAAGGCGGAGAACGCACCGGGCGTCGTCGGGGTATTTACCCACCAGAATATGCCCCCCATTCCGGGTTGGGACGCGCCCGCGCAGGGAAATGGCAACGGACCACCACCGGGCCCGCCGTCGGGTGGGGAGAAGTACCGGATTCTGCACACAAAGGAAATTCTGTTCGACGGTCAGCCGATTGCAATGGTCATTGCCGATACCTTCGAGCGGGCCACTTACGCGGCTTCGCTGGTAAAAGCGACCTACAACAAGCAGACGCCCAAAACGGATTTAGAAAAGAATCTGGCGAAGGGTGTAACGCCCAAGGGTGAGCGCTCTGCCGACTACGTGCGCGGTACCGCCGACGGCTACAAAACGGCCCCGGTGACGCTGGAAGCCGAATATACGCTGCCCACCGAGGTGCATAACCCGATGGAAATGCACGGCATTCTGGCGCATTGGACCGGCGACGACAAGATAATGATCTACGCCAAAACGCAGGGTGTGAAAGCCACACAGCGGGCGATGGCCCAGGCGTTCAAAATAGCCCCGGACGGCATTCACGTCCATACCGAGTTCATGGGTGGTGGCTTTGGTATGGCCCTGCGCACGTGGCCGCAGGAAACGGCCGTCGTCGCCATCGCGAAGAAAGTCGGCCGGCCGGTAAAACTGGTCATGACCCGCTCGCAGATGTTTACGCTGGTGGGCCACCGCCCATACACGGTGCAGACGATTAACCTGGGGGCTGACAAAAACGGCAAACTCATCGGTATCGCCCACGCGGCTACCGGCGAAACGGCCAGTTACGAGGATTTTACGGAAGGCACTGTCGGCATGACCAAGTTTATGTACGACTGCCCGAACGTGAGCACGCGCTACAAAATTGTGCCGCTCGACCGGGGCGTACCCATCTGGATGCGCGGACCGGGCGAAGCGACGGGGGCCTACGCCCTTGAATCGGCGATGGACGAGATGGCCCACAAGCTCAACCTCGACCCGATCCAGTTCCGCCTGCTCAACTACACCGAAACCGACCCCGAACACAACCGGCCTTATTCAGACAAAAACCTGAAGGAAGCCTATCAGCGCGGGGCCGATGCTATCGGCTGGACCAAACGCAGTAATCAGCCCGGCAACAACCGCGACGGCGACTGGCTCGTGGGCTACGGCATGAGTTCGGGGGTGTTCAACGCCAGCCGGGGACAAGCCACCGCCCGCGCCATCCTGAACGCCGACGGTTCGCTGAAGGTGCAATGTGGCGTTACCGACATCGGGCCGGGAACGGGAACGGCCATGGCCATGATCGCCCACAACGTACTGGGCGTTCCGGTTGAGAAAATAAAAGTCGAATACGGCGACACGTCATTGCCCAACGCGCCGATGCAGGGTGGCTCAACCATCACCTCGACGGTTGGTTCGGCAGTCCACGATGTTTGTACGGCCGTCAAAACCGCCCTCGCCGAGATGGCGACCAAGTCCGGCTCTCCCCTCGCGGGCGTCGCACCCAATAGCCTGACCCTTGCCGATGGTATGTTGTCGGCCAGCAACGACACCGGTAAGAAAGTCGCCGTGGCCGACCTGATGCGCAGCAACAACCAGTCGACCATCGACAAAACGCTACAGTCGAAGGGCGGGCCGGAGCAGGAGAAGTACTCGATGTATTCGTTCTCGGTGCATTTCGTACAAGTGCGCGTCAACCCCGTTACGGGCGTTGTGCGCGTGTCGAAAGCCGTGAGCGTCGCCGATTCAGGCCGGATTGTCAGTCCCAAAACGGCCGCCAGTCAGATGATTGGGGGCGTCGCGGGTGGTATTGGCATGGCCCTGACCGAAGAAGCCGTCATTGACCACCGCTACGGCCGCTACGTCAACAACAACCTCGCCGACTACCACGTTGCCGTCAACGCCGACGTTCCCCACACGGAGACCATCGTCATCGACAAGCCCGACCCGTACATCAACCCGATGGGCGCGAAAGGTATGGGCGAAATTGCGCTGATTGGCTTTGCCGCTGCCGTCGCCAACGCGGTCTTCAACGCCACCGGCCAACGCATCCGCACCCTGCCCATCACCCCCGACAAGGTCATGCAGAAGCTGGTGTAA
- a CDS encoding SDR family oxidoreductase produces MDKVALVVGVSGIAGSNLATELVAQGWTTYGLARNPNPGIEHVRPLAADLLDPASLETALAGVSPTHVFFTTWMRQETEVDNIRVNSAMVRNLLAVLRPKNSVQHVALVTGLKHYLGPFDAYAKAGSLPQTPLREDQPRLAIDNFYYAQEDEVYAAAAQAGFSWSIHRPHTIIGKAVGNMMNMGTTLAVYATICRERGQPFRWPGSKAQWEGISDVTDARVLAKQLIWAANTEAAHNMAFNITNGDFFRWSWLWPQLASYFGVEAAGFDGTIHPLEATMADDDAVWREIATAHNLIEPSLTRLASPWHTDLDLGRPIEVMTDMSRSRELGFSVYQRTDQSFFDLFNQLQADRIIPAVTR; encoded by the coding sequence ATGGATAAAGTAGCCCTTGTTGTGGGTGTAAGTGGCATTGCCGGAAGTAATCTGGCTACGGAACTGGTCGCTCAGGGATGGACCACCTACGGCCTTGCCCGCAACCCAAACCCCGGCATCGAGCATGTGCGGCCCCTCGCGGCTGACCTGCTCGACCCCGCCAGCCTTGAGACTGCCCTGGCGGGTGTCTCGCCGACGCACGTCTTTTTTACAACCTGGATGCGGCAGGAAACCGAAGTCGACAACATCAGGGTCAACAGCGCGATGGTCCGTAATCTGCTGGCTGTGTTGCGGCCTAAAAACTCGGTACAGCACGTCGCGCTGGTAACGGGTCTCAAACATTATCTGGGACCTTTCGACGCGTACGCCAAAGCGGGTTCTCTGCCCCAGACACCCTTGCGCGAGGACCAGCCCCGGTTAGCCATCGATAACTTTTACTACGCGCAGGAGGATGAGGTCTATGCGGCTGCCGCGCAGGCGGGGTTCTCGTGGAGCATCCACCGTCCACACACCATCATCGGCAAAGCGGTGGGCAACATGATGAACATGGGCACGACGCTGGCCGTTTACGCCACAATTTGCCGGGAGCGGGGGCAACCCTTTCGCTGGCCGGGTTCCAAAGCGCAGTGGGAAGGCATTTCCGACGTGACCGATGCGCGGGTACTGGCGAAACAGTTGATTTGGGCTGCCAATACCGAAGCGGCTCACAATATGGCGTTTAACATCACCAACGGCGATTTCTTCCGGTGGAGTTGGTTATGGCCACAGCTAGCCAGCTATTTTGGTGTCGAAGCCGCTGGTTTCGACGGGACCATTCACCCGCTTGAAGCCACGATGGCCGACGATGACGCGGTCTGGCGCGAAATCGCAACGGCGCATAACCTAATCGAGCCCTCGCTAACCCGACTGGCTTCGCCCTGGCACACAGACCTTGACCTGGGACGGCCCATCGAAGTCATGACGGATATGTCGCGAAGCCGGGAGCTAGGCTTCTCCGTGTACCAACGAACCGACCAATCCTTTTTCGACCTGTTCAACCAGCTACAGGCCGACCGAATCATTCCGGCTGTAACTCGCTAG
- a CDS encoding type II toxin-antitoxin system PemK/MazF family toxin codes for MNKGDIVLITFPFTDLSGSKLRPAVVLTTTDLDLTVCFITSQIDWQESTDVLLLPTPGNGLKKQSLIRTSKIATLDKSLAKSEGLLGRLSTSDIQDSNSKLKILFQLS; via the coding sequence ATGAATAAGGGCGACATCGTACTGATTACGTTTCCATTCACCGATCTCAGCGGCAGCAAACTACGTCCGGCGGTTGTTTTGACCACAACAGACCTTGACCTAACAGTCTGCTTTATCACCTCGCAAATCGACTGGCAGGAATCAACGGACGTGCTGTTATTACCGACGCCCGGAAACGGACTGAAAAAGCAATCACTGATCCGAACCAGCAAAATCGCTACGCTGGACAAATCGCTGGCTAAAAGCGAAGGCTTACTGGGTCGGCTTTCAACCAGCGATATACAGGACTCAAACAGCAAACTGAAGATACTCTTCCAACTCTCCTAA
- a CDS encoding sugar O-acetyltransferase has protein sequence MTPRPGNILERLAAGEPLRKDDPEYAQFSEIVARTIRLCVAMNATVTEVDEMRHRLSEITGQAIDPSTAIFPPFHTNFGRFIRLGKNVFINHACSFLDIGGITIEDDVQIGPRVNLTSENHPLDPADRKTLLLQPIVIKRNAWIGAGATILPGVTVGENAIVAAGAVVSRDVPPNTVVAGVPAKVVKTL, from the coding sequence ATGACCCCTCGCCCCGGTAACATTCTCGAACGCCTTGCCGCCGGAGAACCGCTCCGCAAAGACGACCCCGAATACGCCCAATTTAGTGAAATCGTAGCCCGCACCATCCGGCTCTGTGTTGCGATGAACGCCACAGTTACGGAAGTCGATGAGATGCGGCATCGGTTGAGCGAGATAACGGGGCAGGCAATCGACCCGTCGACGGCTATCTTCCCGCCGTTCCACACCAACTTCGGACGGTTTATTCGATTGGGTAAAAACGTCTTCATCAACCACGCGTGTTCATTTTTAGACATAGGCGGTATTACGATTGAAGACGACGTGCAGATTGGTCCGCGTGTCAACCTGACATCGGAGAACCACCCCCTCGATCCAGCAGACCGCAAAACGCTGCTTCTCCAGCCCATTGTGATTAAGCGAAACGCCTGGATTGGTGCCGGGGCTACCATTCTGCCGGGCGTAACGGTGGGCGAAAACGCCATCGTAGCCGCCGGTGCTGTCGTTAGCCGCGACGTACCGCCCAACACGGTCGTAGCAGGCGTTCCGGCGAAGGTTGTCAAGACGCTTTGA